A stretch of the Xiphophorus couchianus chromosome 15, X_couchianus-1.0, whole genome shotgun sequence genome encodes the following:
- the LOC114158903 gene encoding kinesin-like protein KIF13B isoform X7 has translation MDDNSLSDSNVKVAVRVRPMNRREKDLKTRCVVEMEGSQTFLHPAITNVNKGDPRNQPKAFAYDYCFWSMDESQQDKFAGQDVVFQCLGESLLNNAFMGYNACIFAYGQTGSGKSYTMMGSAEQPGLIPRLCSSLFGRTVQEAREGETFTVEVSYMEIYNEKVRDLLDPKGSRQALRVREHNVFGPYVDGLSRLAVASYKDIESLMSEGNKSRTVAATNMNEESSRSHAVFNIILTHTLMDLQSGTSGEKVSKLSLVDLAGSERAAKTGAAGERLKEGSNINKSLSTLGLVISALADHGAGKNKSKFVPYRDSVLTWLLKDSLGGNSRTAMVATVSPAADNYDETLSTLRYADRAKSIVNHAVVNEDPNARIIRELREEVDKLREQLTEAESMKAPELKERLEESEKLIQEMTVSWEEKLRKTEAIAQERQKQLESLGISLQSSGIRVVDDKCFLVNLNADPALNELLVYYLKDHTRVGSADSQDIQLCGMAIQAEHCVIDRTESSGVVLTPHRGARTCVNGAAVTSPVPLHHGDRILWGNNHYFRINLPRHRGRAAGEDEGGGAAMKKCLSADHLEVDTDALSDVSSELSFGYEFAQTEVMMKGMGTNDPLQSVLQTLERQHEEEKRCALERQRLMYEQELQQLRQRLTPERPSHFSDTSSLTVGATAAGTSSGPHKRMRRWSEDREAMMTRSLRRLREQIVRAKLLAQEASFIAEELNKRTEYLVTLQIPAANLDANRKRDAVLSEPAIQVRRKAKGKQIWALEKLENRLVDMRDLYQEWKGLDEDSPMMHYFKRTDPFFDEQENHSLIGVANVFLACLFHDVKLQYAVPIINQKGEVAGRLHVEVRRGTESSEDTEQNGELQERKLDCVVKILQATGLPRHLSNFVFCHYHFWGLEEPVFTAPEVGSSGSLSASKDPQCTVVFDSTKELSVPASEDLLEFLADGVVAIEVYGHKQVNHRRNLALWDLGVIQAKTRSLRERWSEVTRRLELWVQLMELNEAGDFTAVEVLPAKDVRTGGVFQLKQGQSHRVRVEVRPVPDSGTMPLIVASIVSVSLGDVKVRQISKNNPHPDGGEDMDSYHEVDLERMREQWLITLTERQECLDQQLQKIVTKPDKSEDDVERESQLLECRLTLTEERNAVLVPSAGSGIPGAPVERVPVPGMETHIPVLFLDLSADDFQSSLSAPLAGGLDALLSGEDEDDFFELQIVKNFEPEVKLEASWDSTVHECPQLSRAASPEQRVYLTLRAVVQLSHPAHMQLVLRKRICVNVTGKQGFAQSFLKRMSQRSTIPGCGVTFEIVSNIPGDIHGPEDREMLARLATSGEDETSADSEAAIEKYLRSVLAVENILNLDRLRQEVAVKEQLAVRGKAARRCLSSPNVNRLSASSLDLSSSTQRLTYFKGWESHQDLSMDPPPSRRSLAGAVSQNLNAESGFAASYLSPVKAVPKLLKSLLPAGREEREPAPGPQQVLSSDYGPDPTHLPV, from the exons ATGGATGACAACAGCCTGAGTGACTCCAACGTAAAGGTCGCTGTGCGCGTGCGACCCATGAACAGGAGAG AAAAAGACCTGAAAACCAGATGTGTGGTGGAGATGGAGGGAAGCCAGACCTTCCTGCATCCAGCCATCACTAACGTAAACAAAGGAGACCCCAG GAACCAGCCTAAG GCGTTTGCCTATGACTACTGCTTCTGGTCCATGGACGAATCCCAACAGGACAAGTTTGCAG gTCAGGATGTGGTGTTCCAGTGCCTTGGGGAAAGCCTGCTGAACAACGCTTTCATGGGCTACAACGCCTGCATCTTTGCTTATGGACAGACAG GTTCTGGGAAGTCGTACACCATGATGGGCTCAGCGGAGCAGCCTGGTCTGATTCCTCGTCTCTGCAGCTCGCTCTTCGGCAGGACGGTGCAGGAGGCCCGAGAGGGAGAGACCTTCACCGTGGAGGTCTCCTACATGGAGATTTATAACGAGAAGGTCCGAGACCTGCTCGACCCCAAAGG GAGTCGCCAAGCGCTGAGAGTGAGGGAGCACAACGTTTTTGGTCCCTATGTTGACGGACTGTCCCGCCTGGCCGTGGCCAGCTACAAG GACATCGAGTCTCTGATGTCAGAGGGGAATAAATCTCGCACCGTGGCGGCCACAAATATGAACGAAGAGAGCAGCAGGTCCCACGCTGTGTTCAACATCAtccttacacacacactcatggaCCTGCAGTCTGGG ACGAGTGGAGAGAAGGTGAGCAAGCTCAGCCTGGTGGACCTCGCTGGAAGTGAGCGAGCAGCCAAAACTGGAGCAGCCGGCGAACGGCTGAAAGAAGGCAGCAACATCAACAA GTCTCTCAGCACTTTGGGTTTAGTTATCTCGGCCTTGGCTGATCACGGAGCCGGAAAGAACAAGAGCAAGTTTGTTCCCTACAGAGACTCTGTGCTCACCTGGCTGCTCAAG GACAGCCTCGGAGGGAACAGCCGGACCGCCATGGTGGCCACAGTCAGCCCGGCGGCGGACAACTACGACGAGACGCTGTCCACCTTGCGCTACGCCGACAGGGCCAAGAGCATCGTCAACCACGCTGTGGTGAACGAAGACCCCAACGCCAGGATCATCCGCGAGCTCCGAGAGGAAGTGGACAAGCTGAGGGAGCAGCTGACGGAGGCGGAG TCTATGAAGGCTCCAGAGCTGAAGGAGCGACTGGAAGAGTCCGAGAAGCTGATCCAAGAGATGACGGTCAGCTGGGAAGAGAAACTCCGCAAGACCGAAGCAATCGCACAG GAGCGTCAGAAGCAGTTGGAAAGCCTGGGTATCTCCCTTCAGTCGTCCGGCATCAGAGTGGTGGATGACAAGTGTTTCCTGGTCAACCTCAATGCTGACCCCGCCCTCAACGAGCTGCTGGTCTACTACCTCAAA GACCACACGCGCGTCGGCTCGGCCGACTCGCAGGATATCCAGCTGTGTGGCATGGCCATCCAGGCGGAGCATTGCGTCATCGACAGAACGGAGAGCAGCGGCGTGGTGCTGACTCCTCACCGCGGGGCCCG AACGTGTGTGAACGGCGCCGCAGTCACCAGTCCAGTGCCGCTGCATCACGGTGACAGAATCCTGTGGGGAAACAACCACTACTTCAG GATCAACCTGCCCAGACACAGAGGGCGAGCGGCGGGCGAGGACGAGGGCGGTGGAGCCGCCATGAAGAAGTGTCTGAGCGCCGACCACCTGGAGGTGGACACAGACGCGCTCAGTGACGTCTCCAGCGAGCTGAGCTTCGGATACGAGTTTGCTCAGACGGAGGTCATGATGAAGGGGATGGGCACAAACG ACCCCTTGCAGTCGGTGCTGCAGACCCTGGAGAGGCAGCACGAGGAGGAGAAGCGCTGCGCTCTGGAGCGCCAGAGGCTGATGTACGAGCAGGAGCTGCAACAGCTCCGCCAGCGGCTCACGCCGGAGAGACCCTCCCACTTCTCGGACACGTCGTCCCTCACGGTCGGCGCCACCGCCGCCGGGACGTCATCGGGACCTCACAAACGAATGCGGCGATGGAGCGAGGACAG AGAAGCGATGATGACCCGCAGCCTGCGGCGCCTCAGGGAGCAGATAGTTCGGGCCAAGCTGTTGGCTCAGGAGGCCAGCTTCATTGCTGAAGAGCTCAACAAGAGGACGGAGTACCTGGTGACTCTGCAGATCCCTGCCGCCAACCTGGACGCTAACAGGAAG CGGGACGCGGTGCTGAGCGAGCCGGCCATCCAGGTCCGCAGGAAGGCCAAAGGGAAGCAGATCTGGGctctggagaagctggagaACCGGCTGGTGGACATGAGGGACCTCTACCAGGAGTGGAAGGGACTCGACGAGGACAGTCCT ATGATGCACTACTTTAAGCGCACCGACCCGTTCTTTGACGAGCAGGAGAACCACAGTCTGATCGGGGTGGCCAACGTTTTTCTGGCCTGCTTGTTCCATGACGTCAAGCTGCAGTACGCAGTGCCCATCATCAACCAGAAAGGAGAG GTGGCTGGGCGTCTGCATGTGGAAGTGAGGCGAGGTACAGAGAGCTCTGAGGACACCGAGCAGAACGGGGAGCTTCAGGAGCGCAAACTGGACTGTGTG GTGAAAATCCTCCAGGCCACCGGCCTCCCTCGCCACCTGTCCAACTTCGTCTTTTGCCACTATCACTTCTGGGGGCTGGAGGAGCCGGTGTTCACCGCTCCAGAGGTGGGGTCATCCGGCTCGTTGTCCGCTTCCAAAGACCCGCAGTGCACCGTGGTTTTTGACAGCACCAAG GAGTTATCTGTTCCAGCATCCGAGGACTTGCTGGAGTTCCTGGCTGACGGCGTGGTAGCCATTGAGGTTTATGGCCACAAGCAGGTCAACCACCGCAGGAACCTGGCGCTGTGGGACCTGGGAGTGATTCAAGCCAAGACCAGATCCCTCAGAGAGAG GTGGAGCGAGGTGACCCGGCGGCTGGAGCTGTGGGTGCAGCTGATGGAGCTGAACGAGGCGGGAGACTTCACCGCCGTAGAGGTTCTTCCTGCCAAGGACGTCCGCACCGGCGGAGTCTTCCAGCTCAAACAG GGTCAGTCTCACCGGGTCCGGGTGGAGGTGCGGCCGGTGCCGGACTCGGGCACCATGCCTCTCATCGTGGCCTCCATCGTTTCTGTGTCACTCGGGGACGTCAAAGTTCGCCAGATCTCCAAGAACAACCCCCATCCG GACGGAGGCGAAGACATGGACAGCTATCAC GAGGTGGACCTGGAGAGGATGAGGGAGCAGTGGCTGATCACACTCACCGAGAGGCAGGAGTGCCTggaccagcagctgcagaagATCGTCACTAAACCAG ACAAGTCAGAGGACGACGTGGAGAGGGAGTCCCAGCTGCTGGAGTGCCGTCTGACCCTCACAGAGGAACGCAACGCTGTGCTGGTCCCATCAGCCGGCAGCGGCATCCCAGGAGCGCCGGTGGAGAG GGTTCCTGTCCCCGGGATGGAAACCCACATTCCCGTTCTGTTCCTGGACCTCAGCG CTGATGACTTCCAGTCCAGTCTGTCGGCCCCCCTTGCCGGGGGTCTCGACGCGCTGCTGAGCGGTGAAGACGAGGACGACTTCTTTGAACTTCAAATTGTTAAAAACTTCGAACCGGAG GTGAAGCTGGAGGCGTCCTGGGACTCCACCGTCCACGAGTGTCCCCAGCTCAGCCGAGCGGCGTCCCCGGAGCAGAGGGTCTACCTGACGCTGCGCGCCGTGGTGCAGCTGAGCCACCCGGCCCACATGCAGCTGGTCCTCAGGAAGCGCATATGCGTCAACGTCACGGGGAAGCAG GGCTTCGCTCAAAGCTTCCTGAAGAGAATGTCTCAGCGCAGCACCATTCCTGGCTGCGGAGTCACCTTCGAAATAGTCTCCAATATCCCAGGA GACATCCACGGTCCGGAGGACAGGGAGATGCTGGCCCGGCTGGCCACCAGCGGCGAGGACGAGACGTCCGCCGACAGCGAGGCGGCCATAGAGAAGTACCTGCGCAGCGTTCTGGCCGTGGAGAACATCCTGAATCTGGATCGCCTCAGACAG GAGGTCGCTGTGAAGGAACAGCTGGCGGTCAGAGGGAAAGCCGCCAGACGCTGCCTGAGCTCGCCAAACGTAAACCGG CTGTCCGCCAGCAGTCTGGACCTCTCCTCCTCCACTCAGAGGCTCACTTACTTCAAG GGCTGGGAGAGCCACCAGGACCTCTCAATGGACCCCCCTCCGTCCAGACGCTCTCTGGCTGGCGCTGTGTCCCAGAACCTGAATGCAGAGTCGG GCTTCGCTGCGTCTTATCTCTCTCCAGTGAAGGCCGTCCCCAAGCTGCTGAAGTCCCTGCTGCCTGCGGGGAGGGAGGAGCGGGAGCCGGCGCCCGGCCCGCAGCAGGTACTCTCCTCAGATTACGGCCCAGACCCTACACATCTCCCCGTCTAA
- the LOC114158903 gene encoding kinesin-like protein KIF13B isoform X3, with product MDDNSLSDSNVKVAVRVRPMNRREKDLKTRCVVEMEGSQTFLHPAITNVNKGDPRNQPKAFAYDYCFWSMDESQQDKFAGQDVVFQCLGESLLNNAFMGYNACIFAYGQTGSGKSYTMMGSAEQPGLIPRLCSSLFGRTVQEAREGETFTVEVSYMEIYNEKVRDLLDPKGSRQALRVREHNVFGPYVDGLSRLAVASYKDIESLMSEGNKSRTVAATNMNEESSRSHAVFNIILTHTLMDLQSGTSGEKVSKLSLVDLAGSERAAKTGAAGERLKEGSNINKSLSTLGLVISALADHGAGKNKSKFVPYRDSVLTWLLKDSLGGNSRTAMVATVSPAADNYDETLSTLRYADRAKSIVNHAVVNEDPNARIIRELREEVDKLREQLTEAESMKAPELKERLEESEKLIQEMTVSWEEKLRKTEAIAQERQKQLESLGISLQSSGIRVVDDKCFLVNLNADPALNELLVYYLKDHTRVGSADSQDIQLCGMAIQAEHCVIDRTESSGVVLTPHRGARTCVNGAAVTSPVPLHHGDRILWGNNHYFRINLPRHRGRAAGEDEGGGAAMKKCLSADHLEVDTDALSDVSSELSFGYEFAQTEVMMKGMGTNDPLQSVLQTLERQHEEEKRCALERQRLMYEQELQQLRQRLTPERPSHFSDTSSLTVGATAAGTSSGPHKRMRRWSEDREAMMTRSLRRLREQIVRAKLLAQEASFIAEELNKRTEYLVTLQIPAANLDANRKRDAVLSEPAIQVRRKAKGKQIWALEKLENRLVDMRDLYQEWKGLDEDSPMMHYFKRTDPFFDEQENHSLIGVANVFLACLFHDVKLQYAVPIINQKGEVAGRLHVEVRRGTESSEDTEQNGELQERKLDCVVKILQATGLPRHLSNFVFCHYHFWGLEEPVFTAPEVGSSGSLSASKDPQCTVVFDSTKELSVPASEDLLEFLADGVVAIEVYGHKQVNHRRNLALWDLGVIQAKTRSLRERWSEVTRRLELWVQLMELNEAGDFTAVEVLPAKDVRTGGVFQLKQGQSHRVRVEVRPVPDSGTMPLIVASIVSVSLGDVKVRQISKNNPHPDGGEDMDSYHEVDLERMREQWLITLTERQECLDQQLQKIVTKPDKSEDDVERESQLLECRLTLTEERNAVLVPSAGSGIPGAPVERVPVPGMETHIPVLFLDLSADDFQSSLSAPLAGGLDALLSGEDEDDFFELQIVKNFEPEVKLEASWDSTVHECPQLSRAASPEQRVYLTLRAVVQLSHPAHMQLVLRKRICVNVTGKQGFAQSFLKRMSQRSTIPGCGVTFEIVSNIPGDIHGPEDREMLARLATSGEDETSADSEAAIEKYLRSVLAVENILNLDRLRQEVAVKEQLAVRGKAARRCLSSPNVNRLSASSLDLSSSTQRLTYFKGWESHQDLSMDPPPSRRSLAGAVSQNLNAESAHSGFAASYLSPVKAVPKLLKSLLPAGREEREPAPGPQQSLPRIVVQSASVEEDMCKHQQPVPAEETPPADVQTAVPRSVPLPPPIIPNCDDFSSGSASDTSSGYVLSNMSSSRLSDVYTLSWDLPSLLADEGEEDDEAREEFSPEKLGLTKEPAASSTDQTQPESDLCEQETNPSLSIDSKSLEEAAASTETRSENQAEQNQVPTTDTTELEPSKSSENHTDSLGERHDEQEESQLTDPSEGSPTKHPDIVSINENNRDQLLVSKTQADENLVESIATQHQEQDQAASDGVQDPAPDVNQTPAAQPMEDSNPKDSPQQELPPEPSGTNSTLIQPSDTVKASPKPLSESSTKAATGAAQPSKSSSSAVNPFKIQKVKSSDLKSFQQIVGEEGGKPAHTGRGGSLGAGLNLSVPAESLESISDLEEGDEVASDVLPDWLKEGEFVSVGTNKSGTVRYVGPTDFAEGTWVGVELEVPAGKNDGSVGGKHYFHCNPGYGVLVRPDRITRGGAKRRRQQQKRRSANLSGSSPNLAALTALAKGETGSAGRSKGENRKSWNT from the exons ATGGATGACAACAGCCTGAGTGACTCCAACGTAAAGGTCGCTGTGCGCGTGCGACCCATGAACAGGAGAG AAAAAGACCTGAAAACCAGATGTGTGGTGGAGATGGAGGGAAGCCAGACCTTCCTGCATCCAGCCATCACTAACGTAAACAAAGGAGACCCCAG GAACCAGCCTAAG GCGTTTGCCTATGACTACTGCTTCTGGTCCATGGACGAATCCCAACAGGACAAGTTTGCAG gTCAGGATGTGGTGTTCCAGTGCCTTGGGGAAAGCCTGCTGAACAACGCTTTCATGGGCTACAACGCCTGCATCTTTGCTTATGGACAGACAG GTTCTGGGAAGTCGTACACCATGATGGGCTCAGCGGAGCAGCCTGGTCTGATTCCTCGTCTCTGCAGCTCGCTCTTCGGCAGGACGGTGCAGGAGGCCCGAGAGGGAGAGACCTTCACCGTGGAGGTCTCCTACATGGAGATTTATAACGAGAAGGTCCGAGACCTGCTCGACCCCAAAGG GAGTCGCCAAGCGCTGAGAGTGAGGGAGCACAACGTTTTTGGTCCCTATGTTGACGGACTGTCCCGCCTGGCCGTGGCCAGCTACAAG GACATCGAGTCTCTGATGTCAGAGGGGAATAAATCTCGCACCGTGGCGGCCACAAATATGAACGAAGAGAGCAGCAGGTCCCACGCTGTGTTCAACATCAtccttacacacacactcatggaCCTGCAGTCTGGG ACGAGTGGAGAGAAGGTGAGCAAGCTCAGCCTGGTGGACCTCGCTGGAAGTGAGCGAGCAGCCAAAACTGGAGCAGCCGGCGAACGGCTGAAAGAAGGCAGCAACATCAACAA GTCTCTCAGCACTTTGGGTTTAGTTATCTCGGCCTTGGCTGATCACGGAGCCGGAAAGAACAAGAGCAAGTTTGTTCCCTACAGAGACTCTGTGCTCACCTGGCTGCTCAAG GACAGCCTCGGAGGGAACAGCCGGACCGCCATGGTGGCCACAGTCAGCCCGGCGGCGGACAACTACGACGAGACGCTGTCCACCTTGCGCTACGCCGACAGGGCCAAGAGCATCGTCAACCACGCTGTGGTGAACGAAGACCCCAACGCCAGGATCATCCGCGAGCTCCGAGAGGAAGTGGACAAGCTGAGGGAGCAGCTGACGGAGGCGGAG TCTATGAAGGCTCCAGAGCTGAAGGAGCGACTGGAAGAGTCCGAGAAGCTGATCCAAGAGATGACGGTCAGCTGGGAAGAGAAACTCCGCAAGACCGAAGCAATCGCACAG GAGCGTCAGAAGCAGTTGGAAAGCCTGGGTATCTCCCTTCAGTCGTCCGGCATCAGAGTGGTGGATGACAAGTGTTTCCTGGTCAACCTCAATGCTGACCCCGCCCTCAACGAGCTGCTGGTCTACTACCTCAAA GACCACACGCGCGTCGGCTCGGCCGACTCGCAGGATATCCAGCTGTGTGGCATGGCCATCCAGGCGGAGCATTGCGTCATCGACAGAACGGAGAGCAGCGGCGTGGTGCTGACTCCTCACCGCGGGGCCCG AACGTGTGTGAACGGCGCCGCAGTCACCAGTCCAGTGCCGCTGCATCACGGTGACAGAATCCTGTGGGGAAACAACCACTACTTCAG GATCAACCTGCCCAGACACAGAGGGCGAGCGGCGGGCGAGGACGAGGGCGGTGGAGCCGCCATGAAGAAGTGTCTGAGCGCCGACCACCTGGAGGTGGACACAGACGCGCTCAGTGACGTCTCCAGCGAGCTGAGCTTCGGATACGAGTTTGCTCAGACGGAGGTCATGATGAAGGGGATGGGCACAAACG ACCCCTTGCAGTCGGTGCTGCAGACCCTGGAGAGGCAGCACGAGGAGGAGAAGCGCTGCGCTCTGGAGCGCCAGAGGCTGATGTACGAGCAGGAGCTGCAACAGCTCCGCCAGCGGCTCACGCCGGAGAGACCCTCCCACTTCTCGGACACGTCGTCCCTCACGGTCGGCGCCACCGCCGCCGGGACGTCATCGGGACCTCACAAACGAATGCGGCGATGGAGCGAGGACAG AGAAGCGATGATGACCCGCAGCCTGCGGCGCCTCAGGGAGCAGATAGTTCGGGCCAAGCTGTTGGCTCAGGAGGCCAGCTTCATTGCTGAAGAGCTCAACAAGAGGACGGAGTACCTGGTGACTCTGCAGATCCCTGCCGCCAACCTGGACGCTAACAGGAAG CGGGACGCGGTGCTGAGCGAGCCGGCCATCCAGGTCCGCAGGAAGGCCAAAGGGAAGCAGATCTGGGctctggagaagctggagaACCGGCTGGTGGACATGAGGGACCTCTACCAGGAGTGGAAGGGACTCGACGAGGACAGTCCT ATGATGCACTACTTTAAGCGCACCGACCCGTTCTTTGACGAGCAGGAGAACCACAGTCTGATCGGGGTGGCCAACGTTTTTCTGGCCTGCTTGTTCCATGACGTCAAGCTGCAGTACGCAGTGCCCATCATCAACCAGAAAGGAGAG GTGGCTGGGCGTCTGCATGTGGAAGTGAGGCGAGGTACAGAGAGCTCTGAGGACACCGAGCAGAACGGGGAGCTTCAGGAGCGCAAACTGGACTGTGTG GTGAAAATCCTCCAGGCCACCGGCCTCCCTCGCCACCTGTCCAACTTCGTCTTTTGCCACTATCACTTCTGGGGGCTGGAGGAGCCGGTGTTCACCGCTCCAGAGGTGGGGTCATCCGGCTCGTTGTCCGCTTCCAAAGACCCGCAGTGCACCGTGGTTTTTGACAGCACCAAG GAGTTATCTGTTCCAGCATCCGAGGACTTGCTGGAGTTCCTGGCTGACGGCGTGGTAGCCATTGAGGTTTATGGCCACAAGCAGGTCAACCACCGCAGGAACCTGGCGCTGTGGGACCTGGGAGTGATTCAAGCCAAGACCAGATCCCTCAGAGAGAG GTGGAGCGAGGTGACCCGGCGGCTGGAGCTGTGGGTGCAGCTGATGGAGCTGAACGAGGCGGGAGACTTCACCGCCGTAGAGGTTCTTCCTGCCAAGGACGTCCGCACCGGCGGAGTCTTCCAGCTCAAACAG GGTCAGTCTCACCGGGTCCGGGTGGAGGTGCGGCCGGTGCCGGACTCGGGCACCATGCCTCTCATCGTGGCCTCCATCGTTTCTGTGTCACTCGGGGACGTCAAAGTTCGCCAGATCTCCAAGAACAACCCCCATCCG GACGGAGGCGAAGACATGGACAGCTATCAC GAGGTGGACCTGGAGAGGATGAGGGAGCAGTGGCTGATCACACTCACCGAGAGGCAGGAGTGCCTggaccagcagctgcagaagATCGTCACTAAACCAG ACAAGTCAGAGGACGACGTGGAGAGGGAGTCCCAGCTGCTGGAGTGCCGTCTGACCCTCACAGAGGAACGCAACGCTGTGCTGGTCCCATCAGCCGGCAGCGGCATCCCAGGAGCGCCGGTGGAGAG GGTTCCTGTCCCCGGGATGGAAACCCACATTCCCGTTCTGTTCCTGGACCTCAGCG CTGATGACTTCCAGTCCAGTCTGTCGGCCCCCCTTGCCGGGGGTCTCGACGCGCTGCTGAGCGGTGAAGACGAGGACGACTTCTTTGAACTTCAAATTGTTAAAAACTTCGAACCGGAG GTGAAGCTGGAGGCGTCCTGGGACTCCACCGTCCACGAGTGTCCCCAGCTCAGCCGAGCGGCGTCCCCGGAGCAGAGGGTCTACCTGACGCTGCGCGCCGTGGTGCAGCTGAGCCACCCGGCCCACATGCAGCTGGTCCTCAGGAAGCGCATATGCGTCAACGTCACGGGGAAGCAG GGCTTCGCTCAAAGCTTCCTGAAGAGAATGTCTCAGCGCAGCACCATTCCTGGCTGCGGAGTCACCTTCGAAATAGTCTCCAATATCCCAGGA GACATCCACGGTCCGGAGGACAGGGAGATGCTGGCCCGGCTGGCCACCAGCGGCGAGGACGAGACGTCCGCCGACAGCGAGGCGGCCATAGAGAAGTACCTGCGCAGCGTTCTGGCCGTGGAGAACATCCTGAATCTGGATCGCCTCAGACAG GAGGTCGCTGTGAAGGAACAGCTGGCGGTCAGAGGGAAAGCCGCCAGACGCTGCCTGAGCTCGCCAAACGTAAACCGG CTGTCCGCCAGCAGTCTGGACCTCTCCTCCTCCACTCAGAGGCTCACTTACTTCAAG GGCTGGGAGAGCCACCAGGACCTCTCAATGGACCCCCCTCCGTCCAGACGCTCTCTGGCTGGCGCTGTGTCCCAGAACCTGAATGCAGAGTCGG CGCATTCAGGCTTCGCTGCGTCTTATCTCTCTCCAGTGAAGGCCGTCCCCAAGCTGCTGAAGTCCCTGCTGCCTGCGGGGAGGGAGGAGCGGGAGCCGGCGCCCGGCCCGCAGCAG AGTCTTCCACGCATCGTGGTTCAGTCGGCCAGCGTCGAAGAGGACATGTGCAAACATCAACAGCCG gTTCCCGCTGAGGAAACGCCTCCCGCTGATGTCCAAACGGCGGTCCCCAGATCAGTCCCCCTCCCACCTCCAATCATCCCAAATTGCGACGACTTCAGCTCTGGCTCAGCTAGCGACACGTCCAGCGGGTACGTGTTGTCCAACATGTCCTCCTCGAGGCTTTCAGACGTCTACACGCTGAGCTGGGACCTGCCCAGTTTGTTAGCAGACGAAGGGGAGGAAGATGACGAGGCGAGGGAGGAGTTCTCGCCTGAAAAGCTGGGTTTAACCAAAGAGCCGGCCGCCTCGAGTACTGACCAAACTCAGCCAGAGTCAGATCTCTGTGAACAAGAGACAAATCCATCTCTGTCCATTGATTCAAAGAGTCTGGAAGAAGCTGCTGCAAGTACAGAAACACGATCAGAAAACCAGGCTGAACAAAACCAAGTTCCGACTACTGACACTACTGAACTAGAGCCATCAAAAAGTTCAGAGAATCACACTGATTCGCTGGGAGAACGACACGACGAACAGGAAGAATCACAGCTAACGGATCCTTCTGAAGGTTCTCCAACAAAACATCCAGACATCGTTTCTATAAATGAGAATAACCGCGATCAGTTACTCGTGAGTAAAACGCAAGCAGATGAAAATCTGGTAGAATCGATCGCTACACAGCACCAGGAACAAGACCAGGCAGCTTCTGACGGTGTTCAAGATCCAGCTCCAGATGTAAACCAGACTCCTGCTGCTCAGCCTATGGAAGACTCTAACCCTAAAGATTCACCCCAACAAGAATTACCGCCTGAACCCTCCGGTACAAACAGCACCCTCATCCAACCCTCAGACACAGTTAAGGCCAGTCCAAAACCACTTTCTGAGTCTTCCACCAAAGCTGCTACCGGTGCCGCCCAACCCTCCAAGTCCAGTTCGTCGGCAGTCAACCCCTTCAAGATTCAGAAAGTCAAGTCTTCAGACCTCAAGTCTTTCCAGCAGATTGTGGGTGAAGAAGGCGGTAAACCGGCACATACGGGGCGGGGAGGCAGCCTAGGGGCAGGACTCAACCTCTCAGTGCCGGCAGAGAGCCTGGAAAGCATCTCGGACTTAGAGGAGGGAGACGAAGTCGCTTCAGACGTTCTTCCTGACTGGTTGAAGGAAGGGGAGTTTGTGTCTGTGGGGACCAATAAGAGTGGGACGGTGCGGTACGTTGGGCCCACGGATTTTGCCGAAGGGACCTGGGTCGGAGTTGAACTGGAGGTCCCGGCAG GAAAGAACGACGGCTCTGTAGGCGGGAAGCACTACTTCCACTGTAACCCGGGCTACGGAGTGCTTGTGAGGCCTGACAGGATTACCCGGGGGGGTGCCAAACGCCGGCGCCAGCAGCAAAAGCGTCGTAGTGCCAACCTGTCCGGGTCCAGTCCAAACTTGGCAGCTCTCACCGCCCTGGCGAAAGGTGAGACGGGATCGGCCGGCCGCAGCAAAGGGGAGAACCGTAAATCGTGGAACACTTGA